In Hevea brasiliensis isolate MT/VB/25A 57/8 chromosome 13, ASM3005281v1, whole genome shotgun sequence, a single genomic region encodes these proteins:
- the LOC131171858 gene encoding leucine-rich repeat receptor protein kinase HPCA1-like isoform X1 codes for MDLGKQIFLLIMCHQVFLIAAVTDPHDFAALSAVKSNWQNTPPNWIGIDPCGAIWEGIQCSNSRITSIVLSGMGLTGTLTADIGNLPKLQNLDLSQNMGLTGTLPPAIGNLNNLVYLSLVGCSFFGPIPNTIGSLTQLISLSLASNKFIGEMPPSIGNLLNLYSLDVTDNNLTGTIPVSNETSPGLDLLVNTRHFHLGQNQLTGTIPLKLFSSKMTLIHLLLDSNQLSGSIPSSLERVRSLELIRLDRNSLNGPVLLNFTGLTNLSQLYLSNNKLTGPMPDLTGMNLVTYVDMSNNSFDASSIPPWFSSLQSLTSLIMERTQLQGQIPDSIFSVAQLQSVILSNNQLHGTLDIGTNYGTQLELIDLQNNSITEFAQGSGYSKTLMLQGNPFCATIGSTENYCSLLQQPNTSYSPPPNNCVQHDCNSNQIISPSCKCAYPITGTLKFRSISFSDLGNASYYNHAQALMMDAFQSIQFPVDSIALSDPFKDEYDYLELRIEVFPSNSDSFNRTGFSMITSQLNNLTFFQLPSSFGPLHFTLDNNDYFSGPKSNKGIIIGAAIGSSILVLLLLVTGIYAFKQRRKADTATEAAIRLRDPFASWDRNESAGSRPQIKGLRCFTFEELKKCTNNFSDANIIGIGGYGRVYRGILTGGKLVAIKRAQRGSLQGNVEFKTEIELLSRVHHKNLVSLVGFCYELDEQMLVYEHISNGTLKDSISGRSGIQLSWARRLQIALDSARGLTYLHELANPPIIHRDIKSTNILLDDQLTAKVADFGLSKPLDHAEGHVSTQVKGTMGYMDPEYFMTQQLTDKSDVYSFGVVMLELVTGRNPIHQGRHIVTVVRMAMDKTKDLYNLHEILDPAIGVGNTLKGLEKFVDLAIRCVEEWRANRPAMGQVVKEIENIAEQAGLNYDFEMLSTSASHYDSTKGSLYLPDNKKFYEYSESFPHSEIELQ; via the exons ATGGATCTAGGAAAACAGATTTTCTTGCTGATTATGTGCCATCAAGTTTTCCTTATAGCAGCAGTTACAGATCCTCATGACT TCGCTGCTCTGTCTGCTGTCAAGAGTAACTGGCAGAACACACCACCCAATTGGATCGGCATTGATCCTTGTGGGGCCATTTGGGAAGGAATACAATGCTCCAATTCACGTATCACATCCAT AGTATTGTCAGGCATGGGTTTGACGGGAACACTGACAGCAGACATTGGAAATTTACCCAAGCTACAAAATCT GGATTTATCTCAAAATATGGGTTTGACAGGAACTCTTCCACCAGCAATTGGAAATTTGAATAACCTTGTATACCT ATCCCTGGTTGGTTGCAGTTTTTTTGGTCCAATTCCCAACACAATAGGATCTCTAACACAGCTTATCTCATT ATCTTTAGCTTCTAACAAATTCATTGGAGAAATGCCACCTTCTATTGGCAATCTGTTGAACCTGTATTCGCTGGATGTAACTGACAATAACCTCACAGGAACAATTCCAGTCTCAAATGAGACTTCACCTGGTTTGGATTTGCTAGTAAATACAAGACACTT TCATCTTGGACAAAATCAGCTCACAGGCACAATTCCACTCAAATTATTCAGCTCAAAAATGACATTGATACATCT GCTTTTAGACAGCAATCAACTAAGTGGCAGCATCCCATCCTCCCTAGAACGGGTTCGATCTTTGGAACTGAT ACGCTTGGATAGGAACTCGTTAAATGGACCCGTTCTGCTGAACTTCACAGGCCTAACGAATCTGTCCCAGCT ATACTTGTCTAACAATAAACTGACTGGCCCAATGCCTGATCTTACTGGTATGAACCTTGTCACATATGT GGACATGAGCAATAATAGTTTTGATGCATCATCTATTCCACCATGgttttcaagcttacaatccttGACGTCATT AATAATGGAGCGCACACAACTTCAAGGCCAAATACCAGACAGTATCTTTAGTGTTGCCCAATTACAATCAGT TATATTAAGCAACAACCAGCTACATGGCACCTTGGACATTGGCACCAACTATGGCACACAGTTGGAACTCATTGATTTGCAGAATAATTCCATTACTGAGTTTGCACAAGGTTCAGGATACAGCAAAACACTTAT GCTACAGGGTAATCCATTTTGTGCAACGATAGGATCAACAGAAAACTACTGCTCACTTCTGCAACAGCCAAATACTTCATACTCTCCACCTCCAAACAATTGTGTCCAACATGACTGCAATTCAAATCAAATTATCAGTCCCAGTTGTAAATGTGCATATCCAATAACAGGAACCCTGAAATTCAGATCTATTTCCTTCTCAGACTTGGGAAATGCAAGCTACTACAATCATGCACAAGCCTTAATGATGGATGCCTTTCAATCTATTCAGTTTCCTGTGGATTCAATTGCTCTAAGTGACCCATTCAAGGATGAGTATGATTACCTAGAATTGAGGATAGAAGTCTTTCCATCTAATAGTGACAGTTTTAACAGAACAGGATTTTCTATGATTACATCTCAGCTGAACAACCTAACATTTTTCCAGCTTCCTAGTTCTTTTGGACCATTGCATTTCACTCTTGATAACAATGATTATTTTTCAG gaccaaaatcaaataaaggAATCATCATTGGAGCAGCCATTGGTAGTTCTATACTAGTGCTGCTATTACTTGTGACCGGAATTTATGCATTCAAACAAAGAAGAAAAGCTGATACAGCTACTGAGGCAGCTATCCGACTAAGAGATCCGTTTG CATCCTGGGACAGAAATGAAAGTGCTGGAAGCCGTCCACAAATAAAGGGATTGAGATGTTTCACCTTTGAAGAGCTTAAAAAATGCACTAACAATTTTTCAGATGCCAACATTATTGGAATTGGGGGATATGGGAGG GTTTATCGAGGAATTCTTACTGGTGGGAAACTAGTTGCTATAAAAAGAGCTCAACGAGGGTCATTGCAGGGTAATGTTGAGTTCAAAACTGAGATTGAGCTTCTATCAAGGGTTCATCACAAGAATCTAGTCAGCCTAGTGGGTTTCTGTTACGAGCTAGACGAACAGATGCTGGTCTATGAGCATATTTCAAATGGTACTCTAAAGGATAGCATTTCAG GTAGGTCAGGTATCCAGTTAAGTTGGGCAAGGAGACTTCAAATAGCCCTTGACTCAGCCAGAGGTCTCACTTACTTGCATGAGCTTGCCAACCCACCCATCATCCACAGAGACATTAAGTCAACTAACATTCTATTGGATGATCAATTAACTGCAAAAGTGGCTGACTTTGGTCTATCAAAGCCTTTGGACCACGCTGAGGGTCATGTTAGTACTCAGGTCAAAGGGACAATG GGCTATATGGATCCTGAATATTTCATGACCCAGCAGTTAACTGATAAAAGCGATGTTTATAGTTTTGGAGTGGTAATGTTGGAATTAGTTACTGGCAGAAATCCAATACACCAGGGAAGACATATCGTGACAGTGGTTAGGATGGCAATGGATAAGACAAAAGATTTATACAACCTCCATGAGATCCTTGATCCTGCCATTGGCGTGGGCAACacattgaaaggtttagaaaagttTGTAGATCTGGCAATCAGGTGTGTTGAAGAATGGAGAGCCAACAGGCCTGCAATGGGACAGGTGGTCAAAGAGATAGAGAACATAGCAGAGCAGGCTGGTCTGAACTATGATTTTGAAATGCTATCTACTTCTGCAAGTCATTATGATTCAACCAAAGGAAGTCTCTACCTCCCTGACAATAAAAAGTTCTATGAGTACAGTGAAAGTTTTCCACATTCTGAGATAGAACTTCAATAA
- the LOC131171858 gene encoding leucine-rich repeat receptor protein kinase HPCA1-like isoform X3 has translation MGLTGTLTADIGNLPKLQNLDLSQNMGLTGTLPPAIGNLNNLVYLSLVGCSFFGPIPNTIGSLTQLISLSLASNKFIGEMPPSIGNLLNLYSLDVTDNNLTGTIPVSNETSPGLDLLVNTRHFHLGQNQLTGTIPLKLFSSKMTLIHLLLDSNQLSGSIPSSLERVRSLELIRLDRNSLNGPVLLNFTGLTNLSQLYLSNNKLTGPMPDLTGMNLVTYVDMSNNSFDASSIPPWFSSLQSLTSLIMERTQLQGQIPDSIFSVAQLQSVILSNNQLHGTLDIGTNYGTQLELIDLQNNSITEFAQGSGYSKTLMLQGNPFCATIGSTENYCSLLQQPNTSYSPPPNNCVQHDCNSNQIISPSCKCAYPITGTLKFRSISFSDLGNASYYNHAQALMMDAFQSIQFPVDSIALSDPFKDEYDYLELRIEVFPSNSDSFNRTGFSMITSQLNNLTFFQLPSSFGPLHFTLDNNDYFSGPKSNKGIIIGAAIGSSILVLLLLVTGIYAFKQRRKADTATEAAIRLRDPFASWDRNESAGSRPQIKGLRCFTFEELKKCTNNFSDANIIGIGGYGRVYRGILTGGKLVAIKRAQRGSLQGNVEFKTEIELLSRVHHKNLVSLVGFCYELDEQMLVYEHISNGTLKDSISGRSGIQLSWARRLQIALDSARGLTYLHELANPPIIHRDIKSTNILLDDQLTAKVADFGLSKPLDHAEGHVSTQVKGTMGYMDPEYFMTQQLTDKSDVYSFGVVMLELVTGRNPIHQGRHIVTVVRMAMDKTKDLYNLHEILDPAIGVGNTLKGLEKFVDLAIRCVEEWRANRPAMGQVVKEIENIAEQAGLNYDFEMLSTSASHYDSTKGSLYLPDNKKFYEYSESFPHSEIELQ, from the exons ATGGGTTTGACGGGAACACTGACAGCAGACATTGGAAATTTACCCAAGCTACAAAATCT GGATTTATCTCAAAATATGGGTTTGACAGGAACTCTTCCACCAGCAATTGGAAATTTGAATAACCTTGTATACCT ATCCCTGGTTGGTTGCAGTTTTTTTGGTCCAATTCCCAACACAATAGGATCTCTAACACAGCTTATCTCATT ATCTTTAGCTTCTAACAAATTCATTGGAGAAATGCCACCTTCTATTGGCAATCTGTTGAACCTGTATTCGCTGGATGTAACTGACAATAACCTCACAGGAACAATTCCAGTCTCAAATGAGACTTCACCTGGTTTGGATTTGCTAGTAAATACAAGACACTT TCATCTTGGACAAAATCAGCTCACAGGCACAATTCCACTCAAATTATTCAGCTCAAAAATGACATTGATACATCT GCTTTTAGACAGCAATCAACTAAGTGGCAGCATCCCATCCTCCCTAGAACGGGTTCGATCTTTGGAACTGAT ACGCTTGGATAGGAACTCGTTAAATGGACCCGTTCTGCTGAACTTCACAGGCCTAACGAATCTGTCCCAGCT ATACTTGTCTAACAATAAACTGACTGGCCCAATGCCTGATCTTACTGGTATGAACCTTGTCACATATGT GGACATGAGCAATAATAGTTTTGATGCATCATCTATTCCACCATGgttttcaagcttacaatccttGACGTCATT AATAATGGAGCGCACACAACTTCAAGGCCAAATACCAGACAGTATCTTTAGTGTTGCCCAATTACAATCAGT TATATTAAGCAACAACCAGCTACATGGCACCTTGGACATTGGCACCAACTATGGCACACAGTTGGAACTCATTGATTTGCAGAATAATTCCATTACTGAGTTTGCACAAGGTTCAGGATACAGCAAAACACTTAT GCTACAGGGTAATCCATTTTGTGCAACGATAGGATCAACAGAAAACTACTGCTCACTTCTGCAACAGCCAAATACTTCATACTCTCCACCTCCAAACAATTGTGTCCAACATGACTGCAATTCAAATCAAATTATCAGTCCCAGTTGTAAATGTGCATATCCAATAACAGGAACCCTGAAATTCAGATCTATTTCCTTCTCAGACTTGGGAAATGCAAGCTACTACAATCATGCACAAGCCTTAATGATGGATGCCTTTCAATCTATTCAGTTTCCTGTGGATTCAATTGCTCTAAGTGACCCATTCAAGGATGAGTATGATTACCTAGAATTGAGGATAGAAGTCTTTCCATCTAATAGTGACAGTTTTAACAGAACAGGATTTTCTATGATTACATCTCAGCTGAACAACCTAACATTTTTCCAGCTTCCTAGTTCTTTTGGACCATTGCATTTCACTCTTGATAACAATGATTATTTTTCAG gaccaaaatcaaataaaggAATCATCATTGGAGCAGCCATTGGTAGTTCTATACTAGTGCTGCTATTACTTGTGACCGGAATTTATGCATTCAAACAAAGAAGAAAAGCTGATACAGCTACTGAGGCAGCTATCCGACTAAGAGATCCGTTTG CATCCTGGGACAGAAATGAAAGTGCTGGAAGCCGTCCACAAATAAAGGGATTGAGATGTTTCACCTTTGAAGAGCTTAAAAAATGCACTAACAATTTTTCAGATGCCAACATTATTGGAATTGGGGGATATGGGAGG GTTTATCGAGGAATTCTTACTGGTGGGAAACTAGTTGCTATAAAAAGAGCTCAACGAGGGTCATTGCAGGGTAATGTTGAGTTCAAAACTGAGATTGAGCTTCTATCAAGGGTTCATCACAAGAATCTAGTCAGCCTAGTGGGTTTCTGTTACGAGCTAGACGAACAGATGCTGGTCTATGAGCATATTTCAAATGGTACTCTAAAGGATAGCATTTCAG GTAGGTCAGGTATCCAGTTAAGTTGGGCAAGGAGACTTCAAATAGCCCTTGACTCAGCCAGAGGTCTCACTTACTTGCATGAGCTTGCCAACCCACCCATCATCCACAGAGACATTAAGTCAACTAACATTCTATTGGATGATCAATTAACTGCAAAAGTGGCTGACTTTGGTCTATCAAAGCCTTTGGACCACGCTGAGGGTCATGTTAGTACTCAGGTCAAAGGGACAATG GGCTATATGGATCCTGAATATTTCATGACCCAGCAGTTAACTGATAAAAGCGATGTTTATAGTTTTGGAGTGGTAATGTTGGAATTAGTTACTGGCAGAAATCCAATACACCAGGGAAGACATATCGTGACAGTGGTTAGGATGGCAATGGATAAGACAAAAGATTTATACAACCTCCATGAGATCCTTGATCCTGCCATTGGCGTGGGCAACacattgaaaggtttagaaaagttTGTAGATCTGGCAATCAGGTGTGTTGAAGAATGGAGAGCCAACAGGCCTGCAATGGGACAGGTGGTCAAAGAGATAGAGAACATAGCAGAGCAGGCTGGTCTGAACTATGATTTTGAAATGCTATCTACTTCTGCAAGTCATTATGATTCAACCAAAGGAAGTCTCTACCTCCCTGACAATAAAAAGTTCTATGAGTACAGTGAAAGTTTTCCACATTCTGAGATAGAACTTCAATAA
- the LOC131171858 gene encoding leucine-rich repeat receptor protein kinase HPCA1-like isoform X2 has product MDLGKQIFLLIMCHQVFLIAAVTDPHDFAALSAVKSNWQNTPPNWIGIDPCGAIWEGIQCSNSRITSIVLSGMGLTGTLTADIGNLPKLQNLDLSQNMGLTGTLPPAIGNLNNLVYLSLVGCSFFGPIPNTIGSLTQLISLSLASNKFIGEMPPSIGNLLNLYSLDVTDNNLTGTIPVSNETSPGLDLLVNTRHFHLGQNQLTGTIPLKLFSSKMTLIHLLLDSNQLSGSIPSSLERVRSLELIRLDRNSLNGPVLLNFTGLTNLSQLYLSNNKLTGPMPDLTGMNLVTYVDMSNNSFDASSIPPWFSSLQSLTSLIMERTQLQGQIPDSIFSVAQLQSVILSNNQLHGTLDIGTNYGTQLELIDLQNNSITEFAQGSGYSKTLMLQGNPFCATIGSTENYCSLLQQPNTSYSPPPNNCVQHDCNSNQIISPSCKCAYPITGTLKFRSISFSDLGNASYYNHAQALMMDAFQSIQFPVDSIALSDPFKDEYDYLELRIEVFPSNSDSFNRTGFSMITSQLNNLTFFQLPSSFGPLHFTLDNNDYFSGPKSNKGIIIGAAIGSSILVLLLLVTGIYAFKQRRKADTATEAAIRLRDPFASWDRNESAGSRPQIKGLRCFTFEELKKCTNNFSDANIIGIGGYGRVYRGILTGGKLVAIKRAQRGSLQGNVEFKTEIELLSRVHHKNLVSLVGFCYELDEQMLVYEHISNGTLKDSISGIQLSWARRLQIALDSARGLTYLHELANPPIIHRDIKSTNILLDDQLTAKVADFGLSKPLDHAEGHVSTQVKGTMGYMDPEYFMTQQLTDKSDVYSFGVVMLELVTGRNPIHQGRHIVTVVRMAMDKTKDLYNLHEILDPAIGVGNTLKGLEKFVDLAIRCVEEWRANRPAMGQVVKEIENIAEQAGLNYDFEMLSTSASHYDSTKGSLYLPDNKKFYEYSESFPHSEIELQ; this is encoded by the exons ATGGATCTAGGAAAACAGATTTTCTTGCTGATTATGTGCCATCAAGTTTTCCTTATAGCAGCAGTTACAGATCCTCATGACT TCGCTGCTCTGTCTGCTGTCAAGAGTAACTGGCAGAACACACCACCCAATTGGATCGGCATTGATCCTTGTGGGGCCATTTGGGAAGGAATACAATGCTCCAATTCACGTATCACATCCAT AGTATTGTCAGGCATGGGTTTGACGGGAACACTGACAGCAGACATTGGAAATTTACCCAAGCTACAAAATCT GGATTTATCTCAAAATATGGGTTTGACAGGAACTCTTCCACCAGCAATTGGAAATTTGAATAACCTTGTATACCT ATCCCTGGTTGGTTGCAGTTTTTTTGGTCCAATTCCCAACACAATAGGATCTCTAACACAGCTTATCTCATT ATCTTTAGCTTCTAACAAATTCATTGGAGAAATGCCACCTTCTATTGGCAATCTGTTGAACCTGTATTCGCTGGATGTAACTGACAATAACCTCACAGGAACAATTCCAGTCTCAAATGAGACTTCACCTGGTTTGGATTTGCTAGTAAATACAAGACACTT TCATCTTGGACAAAATCAGCTCACAGGCACAATTCCACTCAAATTATTCAGCTCAAAAATGACATTGATACATCT GCTTTTAGACAGCAATCAACTAAGTGGCAGCATCCCATCCTCCCTAGAACGGGTTCGATCTTTGGAACTGAT ACGCTTGGATAGGAACTCGTTAAATGGACCCGTTCTGCTGAACTTCACAGGCCTAACGAATCTGTCCCAGCT ATACTTGTCTAACAATAAACTGACTGGCCCAATGCCTGATCTTACTGGTATGAACCTTGTCACATATGT GGACATGAGCAATAATAGTTTTGATGCATCATCTATTCCACCATGgttttcaagcttacaatccttGACGTCATT AATAATGGAGCGCACACAACTTCAAGGCCAAATACCAGACAGTATCTTTAGTGTTGCCCAATTACAATCAGT TATATTAAGCAACAACCAGCTACATGGCACCTTGGACATTGGCACCAACTATGGCACACAGTTGGAACTCATTGATTTGCAGAATAATTCCATTACTGAGTTTGCACAAGGTTCAGGATACAGCAAAACACTTAT GCTACAGGGTAATCCATTTTGTGCAACGATAGGATCAACAGAAAACTACTGCTCACTTCTGCAACAGCCAAATACTTCATACTCTCCACCTCCAAACAATTGTGTCCAACATGACTGCAATTCAAATCAAATTATCAGTCCCAGTTGTAAATGTGCATATCCAATAACAGGAACCCTGAAATTCAGATCTATTTCCTTCTCAGACTTGGGAAATGCAAGCTACTACAATCATGCACAAGCCTTAATGATGGATGCCTTTCAATCTATTCAGTTTCCTGTGGATTCAATTGCTCTAAGTGACCCATTCAAGGATGAGTATGATTACCTAGAATTGAGGATAGAAGTCTTTCCATCTAATAGTGACAGTTTTAACAGAACAGGATTTTCTATGATTACATCTCAGCTGAACAACCTAACATTTTTCCAGCTTCCTAGTTCTTTTGGACCATTGCATTTCACTCTTGATAACAATGATTATTTTTCAG gaccaaaatcaaataaaggAATCATCATTGGAGCAGCCATTGGTAGTTCTATACTAGTGCTGCTATTACTTGTGACCGGAATTTATGCATTCAAACAAAGAAGAAAAGCTGATACAGCTACTGAGGCAGCTATCCGACTAAGAGATCCGTTTG CATCCTGGGACAGAAATGAAAGTGCTGGAAGCCGTCCACAAATAAAGGGATTGAGATGTTTCACCTTTGAAGAGCTTAAAAAATGCACTAACAATTTTTCAGATGCCAACATTATTGGAATTGGGGGATATGGGAGG GTTTATCGAGGAATTCTTACTGGTGGGAAACTAGTTGCTATAAAAAGAGCTCAACGAGGGTCATTGCAGGGTAATGTTGAGTTCAAAACTGAGATTGAGCTTCTATCAAGGGTTCATCACAAGAATCTAGTCAGCCTAGTGGGTTTCTGTTACGAGCTAGACGAACAGATGCTGGTCTATGAGCATATTTCAAATGGTACTCTAAAGGATAGCATTTCAG GTATCCAGTTAAGTTGGGCAAGGAGACTTCAAATAGCCCTTGACTCAGCCAGAGGTCTCACTTACTTGCATGAGCTTGCCAACCCACCCATCATCCACAGAGACATTAAGTCAACTAACATTCTATTGGATGATCAATTAACTGCAAAAGTGGCTGACTTTGGTCTATCAAAGCCTTTGGACCACGCTGAGGGTCATGTTAGTACTCAGGTCAAAGGGACAATG GGCTATATGGATCCTGAATATTTCATGACCCAGCAGTTAACTGATAAAAGCGATGTTTATAGTTTTGGAGTGGTAATGTTGGAATTAGTTACTGGCAGAAATCCAATACACCAGGGAAGACATATCGTGACAGTGGTTAGGATGGCAATGGATAAGACAAAAGATTTATACAACCTCCATGAGATCCTTGATCCTGCCATTGGCGTGGGCAACacattgaaaggtttagaaaagttTGTAGATCTGGCAATCAGGTGTGTTGAAGAATGGAGAGCCAACAGGCCTGCAATGGGACAGGTGGTCAAAGAGATAGAGAACATAGCAGAGCAGGCTGGTCTGAACTATGATTTTGAAATGCTATCTACTTCTGCAAGTCATTATGATTCAACCAAAGGAAGTCTCTACCTCCCTGACAATAAAAAGTTCTATGAGTACAGTGAAAGTTTTCCACATTCTGAGATAGAACTTCAATAA